Proteins encoded within one genomic window of Pithys albifrons albifrons isolate INPA30051 chromosome 9, PitAlb_v1, whole genome shotgun sequence:
- the HELLS gene encoding lymphoid-specific helicase isoform X2, producing the protein MREQAEAAVITPAMLEEEEQLEAAGLEQERQMLEKARSSWDRESSEMRYKRLQHLLEKSNIYSKFLLTKMEQQQLEEQRRKEKLEKKREMMLKSAKGQNPVDGKEEKSGAKKKRGREDGTYNISEIMSKEEILSVAKKSKVENQDESSSENLHPEDLQKNGDSNSVIKDRLCQAVRHTAKQFLDPVRKFNGQPVPFQQPKIFTGGVMRWYQVEGMEWLRMLWENGINGILADEMGLGKTIQCIATIALMVERGVPGPFLVCGPLSTLPNWMSEFKRFTPEIPLMLYHGAQQERRKLVRKIHGRQGSLQIHPVVITSFEIAMRDRNALQQCCWKYLIVDEGHRIKNMNCRLIRELKRFNADNKLLLTGTPLQNNLAELWSLLNFLLPDVFDDLKSFESWFDITSITETAEDIIAKEREQNILHMLHQILTPFLLRRLKSDVALEVPPKREVVVYAPLAKKQETFYTAIVNRTIRKLLGNTEEEVVELSATGRPKRRTRKVVDYSEEHNGSPEDLERLISKMQEEVEKERPVAEVSVPLDSEVNLKLQNIMMLLRKCCNHPYLIEYPLDPATQQFKVDEDLVKNSGKFLILDRMLPELKKRGHKVILFSQMTMMLDILMDYCYLRDFKFSRLDGSMSYSEREENMHQFNSDPDVFLFLVSTRAGGLGINLTAADTVIIYDSDWNPQSDLQAQDRCHRIGQTKPVVVYRLVTANTVDQKIVERAAAKRKLEKLIIHKNQFKGGKSGLAQSKSCLDPQELIELLKSRDYEREVKGSKEKVISDKDLELLLDRSDLIDQMKSSEKMKKEKMGVFKVLEESSESNAECVF; encoded by the exons GCTCGCTCCTCTTGGGACAGGGAGTCAAGTGAAATGCGCTATAAGAGGCTTCAGCATTTGCTTGAAAAAAGCAACATCTATTCCAAATTCTTACTAACCAAAATGGAACAGCAGCAACTAGAG gaacagaggaggaaagagaagttagaaaaaaagagagagatgatGTTAAAATCTGCCAAG GGTCAAAACCCAGTTGATGGCAAAGAGGAGAAATCAG GTGcaaaaaagaagagagggagagaagatgGGACATACAACATCTCAGAAATTATGTCCAAAGAG GAAATATTATCAGTggcaaaaaaaagtaaagtgGAAAATCAG GATGAAAGCTCTTCTGAGAACCTGCATCCAGAAGACCTGCAGAAAAATGGAGACTCAAATAGCGTCATTAAGGATAGACTGTGTCAAGCTGTTCGACACACTGCCAAGCAATTTCTTGATCCAGTACGAAAATTCAACGGACAACCAGTGCCTTTTCAGCAGCCAAAGATTTTTACTGGCGGTGTAATGAGGTGGTACCAAGTGGAAGGCATGGAGTGGCTGAGG ATGCTTTGGGAAAATGGTATTAATGGCATTTTAGCTGATGAAATGGGGTTGGGGAAGACGATCCAGTGTATTGCAACAATAGCACTGATGGTGGAGCGAGGAGTCCCTGGTCCATTCTTAGTATGTGGTCCTTTGTCTACTCTTCCAAATTGGATGTCTGAATTCAAGAGATTTACTCCAGAG ATTCCACTAATGCTGTATCATGGAGCTCAGCAGGAGCGTCGGAAACTGGTTCGTAAAATTCATGGACGACAAGGATCACTCCAAATCCATCCTGTGGTCATCACGTCCTTTGAAATAGCAATGCGAGACAGAAATGCTCTGCAG CAATGCTGCTGGAAATACCTGATAGTAGATGAAGGTCACAGGATTAAAAATATGAACTGCCGCCTTATCAGAGAATTGAAACGCTTTAATGCAGACAATAAACTCCTGCTGACTGGTACTCCCCTGCAAAACAACTTGGCAGAGCTTTGGTCATTGCTTAACTTCCTGTTGCCAGATGTGTTTGATGATTTGAAAAG cTTTGAATCCTGGTTTGATATTACCAGCATTACAGAAACTGCTGAAGATATTATTGCTAAAGAAAGGGAGCAAAACATCTTGCATATGCTGCATCAG ATTCTGACACCTTTCTTACTGAGAAGACTAAAATCTGATGTTGCTCTTGAGGTTCCTCCTAAACGAGAAGTTGTGGTATATGCACCACTGGCGAAGAAGCAAGAAACTTTCTATACTGCCATTGTAAATCGCACCATTAGGAAATTGCTTGGAAATACTGAG GAAGAAGTAGTTGAGTTGAGTGCTACAGGCCGACCAAAGCGCCGTACTCGAAAAGTGGTTGATTATTCTGAAGAACATAATGGTTCACCTGAGGATTTGGAAAGATTGATCAGCAAAATGCAAGAAGAAGTAGAAAAAGAGAG GCCAGTGGCAGAAGTGAGTGTTCCCCTGGATTCTGAGGTGAACCTTAAACTGCAGAATATTATGATGTTATTGAGGAAGTGTTGTAATCACCCCTATCTCATTGAATATCCGTTGGATCCTGCTACACAACAATTCAAg GTTGATGAAGATCTAGTAAAGAATTCAGGCAAGTTTCTGATATTGGACCGAATGCTTCCAGAACTGAAAAAGAGAGGACATAAG GTCATCTTGTTCTCACAAATGACTATGATGCTTGACATTTTGATGGATTACTGttacctgagagacttcaaatTTAGTCGATTGGATGGCTCTATGTCCTACTcggagagagaagaaaat ATGCATCAATTTAATAGTGACCCTGACGTCTTCCTGTTCTTAGTGAGCACAAGAGCTGGAGGCTTGGGCATTAACTTAACTGCGGCAGACACGGTTATCATATATGACAGTGACTGG AACCCCCAGTCAGACTTGCAGGCCCAAGACAGGTGTCACAGAATTGGCCAGACAAAGCCAGTTGTTGTTTATCGTCTTGTGACAGCGAATACAGTTGACCAGAAGATTGTGGAAAGAGCTGCTGCCAAGAGGAAGCTGGAGAAGTTGATCATCCATAAAA ATCAATTTAAAGGTGGCAAGTCTGGCCTAGCGCAATCAAAGAGCTGCCTGGACCCTCAAGAATTAATAGAATTACTGAAATCCAGAGACTATGAGAG GGAGGTTAAAGGATCTAAAGAGAAAGTAATCAGTGATAAAGATCTAGAGTTACTTTTGGATAGAAGCGATCTTATTG ATCAAATGAAGAgctctgaaaaaatgaaaaaggaaaaaatgggtGTCTTCAAAGTCCTAGAAGAATCATCAGAGTCCAATGCAGAATGTGTGTTCTAA
- the HELLS gene encoding lymphoid-specific helicase isoform X1 yields the protein MPARNGGDSGDSGTGTGTAEPLGAEMREQAEAAVITPAMLEEEEQLEAAGLEQERQMLEKARSSWDRESSEMRYKRLQHLLEKSNIYSKFLLTKMEQQQLEEQRRKEKLEKKREMMLKSAKGQNPVDGKEEKSGAKKKRGREDGTYNISEIMSKEEILSVAKKSKVENQDESSSENLHPEDLQKNGDSNSVIKDRLCQAVRHTAKQFLDPVRKFNGQPVPFQQPKIFTGGVMRWYQVEGMEWLRMLWENGINGILADEMGLGKTIQCIATIALMVERGVPGPFLVCGPLSTLPNWMSEFKRFTPEIPLMLYHGAQQERRKLVRKIHGRQGSLQIHPVVITSFEIAMRDRNALQQCCWKYLIVDEGHRIKNMNCRLIRELKRFNADNKLLLTGTPLQNNLAELWSLLNFLLPDVFDDLKSFESWFDITSITETAEDIIAKEREQNILHMLHQILTPFLLRRLKSDVALEVPPKREVVVYAPLAKKQETFYTAIVNRTIRKLLGNTEEEVVELSATGRPKRRTRKVVDYSEEHNGSPEDLERLISKMQEEVEKERPVAEVSVPLDSEVNLKLQNIMMLLRKCCNHPYLIEYPLDPATQQFKVDEDLVKNSGKFLILDRMLPELKKRGHKVILFSQMTMMLDILMDYCYLRDFKFSRLDGSMSYSEREENMHQFNSDPDVFLFLVSTRAGGLGINLTAADTVIIYDSDWNPQSDLQAQDRCHRIGQTKPVVVYRLVTANTVDQKIVERAAAKRKLEKLIIHKNQFKGGKSGLAQSKSCLDPQELIELLKSRDYEREVKGSKEKVISDKDLELLLDRSDLIDQMKSSEKMKKEKMGVFKVLEESSESNAECVF from the exons GCTCGCTCCTCTTGGGACAGGGAGTCAAGTGAAATGCGCTATAAGAGGCTTCAGCATTTGCTTGAAAAAAGCAACATCTATTCCAAATTCTTACTAACCAAAATGGAACAGCAGCAACTAGAG gaacagaggaggaaagagaagttagaaaaaaagagagagatgatGTTAAAATCTGCCAAG GGTCAAAACCCAGTTGATGGCAAAGAGGAGAAATCAG GTGcaaaaaagaagagagggagagaagatgGGACATACAACATCTCAGAAATTATGTCCAAAGAG GAAATATTATCAGTggcaaaaaaaagtaaagtgGAAAATCAG GATGAAAGCTCTTCTGAGAACCTGCATCCAGAAGACCTGCAGAAAAATGGAGACTCAAATAGCGTCATTAAGGATAGACTGTGTCAAGCTGTTCGACACACTGCCAAGCAATTTCTTGATCCAGTACGAAAATTCAACGGACAACCAGTGCCTTTTCAGCAGCCAAAGATTTTTACTGGCGGTGTAATGAGGTGGTACCAAGTGGAAGGCATGGAGTGGCTGAGG ATGCTTTGGGAAAATGGTATTAATGGCATTTTAGCTGATGAAATGGGGTTGGGGAAGACGATCCAGTGTATTGCAACAATAGCACTGATGGTGGAGCGAGGAGTCCCTGGTCCATTCTTAGTATGTGGTCCTTTGTCTACTCTTCCAAATTGGATGTCTGAATTCAAGAGATTTACTCCAGAG ATTCCACTAATGCTGTATCATGGAGCTCAGCAGGAGCGTCGGAAACTGGTTCGTAAAATTCATGGACGACAAGGATCACTCCAAATCCATCCTGTGGTCATCACGTCCTTTGAAATAGCAATGCGAGACAGAAATGCTCTGCAG CAATGCTGCTGGAAATACCTGATAGTAGATGAAGGTCACAGGATTAAAAATATGAACTGCCGCCTTATCAGAGAATTGAAACGCTTTAATGCAGACAATAAACTCCTGCTGACTGGTACTCCCCTGCAAAACAACTTGGCAGAGCTTTGGTCATTGCTTAACTTCCTGTTGCCAGATGTGTTTGATGATTTGAAAAG cTTTGAATCCTGGTTTGATATTACCAGCATTACAGAAACTGCTGAAGATATTATTGCTAAAGAAAGGGAGCAAAACATCTTGCATATGCTGCATCAG ATTCTGACACCTTTCTTACTGAGAAGACTAAAATCTGATGTTGCTCTTGAGGTTCCTCCTAAACGAGAAGTTGTGGTATATGCACCACTGGCGAAGAAGCAAGAAACTTTCTATACTGCCATTGTAAATCGCACCATTAGGAAATTGCTTGGAAATACTGAG GAAGAAGTAGTTGAGTTGAGTGCTACAGGCCGACCAAAGCGCCGTACTCGAAAAGTGGTTGATTATTCTGAAGAACATAATGGTTCACCTGAGGATTTGGAAAGATTGATCAGCAAAATGCAAGAAGAAGTAGAAAAAGAGAG GCCAGTGGCAGAAGTGAGTGTTCCCCTGGATTCTGAGGTGAACCTTAAACTGCAGAATATTATGATGTTATTGAGGAAGTGTTGTAATCACCCCTATCTCATTGAATATCCGTTGGATCCTGCTACACAACAATTCAAg GTTGATGAAGATCTAGTAAAGAATTCAGGCAAGTTTCTGATATTGGACCGAATGCTTCCAGAACTGAAAAAGAGAGGACATAAG GTCATCTTGTTCTCACAAATGACTATGATGCTTGACATTTTGATGGATTACTGttacctgagagacttcaaatTTAGTCGATTGGATGGCTCTATGTCCTACTcggagagagaagaaaat ATGCATCAATTTAATAGTGACCCTGACGTCTTCCTGTTCTTAGTGAGCACAAGAGCTGGAGGCTTGGGCATTAACTTAACTGCGGCAGACACGGTTATCATATATGACAGTGACTGG AACCCCCAGTCAGACTTGCAGGCCCAAGACAGGTGTCACAGAATTGGCCAGACAAAGCCAGTTGTTGTTTATCGTCTTGTGACAGCGAATACAGTTGACCAGAAGATTGTGGAAAGAGCTGCTGCCAAGAGGAAGCTGGAGAAGTTGATCATCCATAAAA ATCAATTTAAAGGTGGCAAGTCTGGCCTAGCGCAATCAAAGAGCTGCCTGGACCCTCAAGAATTAATAGAATTACTGAAATCCAGAGACTATGAGAG GGAGGTTAAAGGATCTAAAGAGAAAGTAATCAGTGATAAAGATCTAGAGTTACTTTTGGATAGAAGCGATCTTATTG ATCAAATGAAGAgctctgaaaaaatgaaaaaggaaaaaatgggtGTCTTCAAAGTCCTAGAAGAATCATCAGAGTCCAATGCAGAATGTGTGTTCTAA
- the PDLIM1 gene encoding PDZ and LIM domain protein 1 isoform X2, translating to MNPQMNPTLTARLNAWVCSRPSPVGAMQAPVASVYNPLQAQSSKSPQRRHSTSSVPSQVRVGPEQLKYAAQVCPNSPVEVEVPGLKVLHVQFNSPLQLYSQSNIMDTLQGQISSVSPDFPSLDHHHQPPGSSAINRESEVYKMLQENQESNEPPRQSASFLVLQEILESEEKGDPTKPSGFRSVKAPTTKVASSIGNAQKLPMCEKCGTGIVGMFVKIRDKQRHPECYVCSDCGTNLKQKGHFFVEDQIYCEKHARERMTPPEGYEVVTVFPK from the exons ATGAACCCCCAAATGAACCCCACTCTCACTGCCCGGTTGAACGCATGGGTCTGTAGCCGCCCATCGCCTGTGGGCGCAATGCAGGCTCCCGTTGCCTCCGTCTATAACCCTCTGCAGGCGCAGAGCTCCAAGTCGCCGCAGCGGAGGCACAGCACCTCCTCGGTCCCCAGCCAGGTCCGAGTGGGGCCCGAGCAGCTGAAGTACGCAGCCCAGGTCTGCCCCAACAGCCCTGTGGAAGTGGAGGTGCCAGGACTCAAAGTGCTGCATGTGCAATTCAATTCTCCCCTGCAGCTCTATTCGCAGAGCAACATCATGGACACCCTGCAGGGGCAGATCTCTTCTGTTAGCCCTGATTTCCCCAG TTTAGATCATCATCATCAACCCCCAGGCAGCAGTGCCATAAACAGAGAATCTGAGGTTTACAAGATGCTACAGGAGAATCAAGAGTCAAATGAGCCACCCAGACAGTCTGCTTCATTCCTTGTGTTGCAAGAGATCTTGGAGTCAGAAGAGAAAG GAGACCCTACCAAACCATCTGGATTTAGGAGCGTCAAAGCACCCACCACAAAGGTGGCATCATCAATTGGGAATGCCCAGAAGCTGCCCATGTGCGAGAAGTGTGGAACTGGCATTGT AGGGATGTTTGTAAAGATCCGGGACAAGCAGCGTCACCCTGAGTGTTACGTGTGCAGTGACTGTGGCACCAATCTGAAGCAGAAGGGACACTTCTTCGTGGAAGACCAAATCTACTGTGAGAAGCACGCGCGGGAGCGGATGACTCCCCCAGAGGGCTACGAGGTGGTCACTGTCTTCCCAAAGTAA
- the PDLIM1 gene encoding PDZ and LIM domain protein 1 isoform X3, translating into MTYQPAGLNSRPSPVGAMQAPVASVYNPLQAQSSKSPQRRHSTSSVPSQVRVGPEQLKYAAQVCPNSPVEVEVPGLKVLHVQFNSPLQLYSQSNIMDTLQGQISSVSPDFPSLDHHHQPPGSSAINRESEVYKMLQENQESNEPPRQSASFLVLQEILESEEKGDPTKPSGFRSVKAPTTKVASSIGNAQKLPMCEKCGTGIVGMFVKIRDKQRHPECYVCSDCGTNLKQKGHFFVEDQIYCEKHARERMTPPEGYEVVTVFPK; encoded by the exons ATGACATACCAGCCCGCTGGTCTGAACAG CCGCCCATCGCCTGTGGGCGCAATGCAGGCTCCCGTTGCCTCCGTCTATAACCCTCTGCAGGCGCAGAGCTCCAAGTCGCCGCAGCGGAGGCACAGCACCTCCTCGGTCCCCAGCCAGGTCCGAGTGGGGCCCGAGCAGCTGAAGTACGCAGCCCAGGTCTGCCCCAACAGCCCTGTGGAAGTGGAGGTGCCAGGACTCAAAGTGCTGCATGTGCAATTCAATTCTCCCCTGCAGCTCTATTCGCAGAGCAACATCATGGACACCCTGCAGGGGCAGATCTCTTCTGTTAGCCCTGATTTCCCCAG TTTAGATCATCATCATCAACCCCCAGGCAGCAGTGCCATAAACAGAGAATCTGAGGTTTACAAGATGCTACAGGAGAATCAAGAGTCAAATGAGCCACCCAGACAGTCTGCTTCATTCCTTGTGTTGCAAGAGATCTTGGAGTCAGAAGAGAAAG GAGACCCTACCAAACCATCTGGATTTAGGAGCGTCAAAGCACCCACCACAAAGGTGGCATCATCAATTGGGAATGCCCAGAAGCTGCCCATGTGCGAGAAGTGTGGAACTGGCATTGT AGGGATGTTTGTAAAGATCCGGGACAAGCAGCGTCACCCTGAGTGTTACGTGTGCAGTGACTGTGGCACCAATCTGAAGCAGAAGGGACACTTCTTCGTGGAAGACCAAATCTACTGTGAGAAGCACGCGCGGGAGCGGATGACTCCCCCAGAGGGCTACGAGGTGGTCACTGTCTTCCCAAAGTAA